A single Streptomyces mirabilis DNA region contains:
- a CDS encoding FAD binding domain-containing protein — MQVPAAFQYETATSLEQAIELLTRYGPEARVVAGGHSLLPMMKLRLAQPEALIDINGLGELALIRVDGHDLSVGTMVRHAELLASPVVGEHFPILRDAERVIADPLVRNRGTVGGSLCQADPSEDLSAAFSALRATLVAQGPGGRRTIGIREFFRGPYETALNEAELLVEIRVPIRSHASAYRKVERRVGDWAVVAAGAVLEISDGVITEAGIGLTAVGAPRFVAEQAEDFLRGGRPDDEVFAEAGRIASRECRPTADQRGPVDYKRHLVGVLTTRALRAAAARAQGQEA, encoded by the coding sequence ATGCAGGTTCCAGCTGCCTTCCAGTACGAGACGGCCACCAGCCTCGAGCAGGCGATCGAGCTGCTCACACGGTATGGCCCCGAGGCCCGCGTGGTGGCGGGCGGACACAGCCTGCTGCCGATGATGAAGCTGCGGCTGGCCCAGCCCGAAGCCCTGATCGACATCAACGGCCTCGGCGAGCTGGCGTTGATCCGGGTGGACGGGCACGACCTTTCCGTCGGAACGATGGTCCGCCACGCGGAGCTGCTCGCCTCGCCGGTCGTCGGCGAGCACTTCCCCATCCTGCGGGACGCGGAACGAGTCATCGCCGATCCGCTCGTACGCAACCGCGGTACCGTGGGCGGCTCGCTGTGCCAGGCCGATCCCTCGGAGGACCTGTCCGCGGCGTTCTCGGCACTGCGGGCGACCCTTGTCGCCCAAGGCCCCGGCGGCAGGCGCACCATCGGGATCAGGGAGTTCTTCCGCGGGCCGTACGAGACCGCGCTGAACGAAGCGGAGCTTCTGGTGGAGATCCGCGTGCCCATCCGTTCACACGCCAGCGCCTACCGCAAGGTCGAGCGCCGGGTCGGCGACTGGGCGGTCGTCGCCGCGGGAGCGGTGCTGGAGATCTCCGACGGGGTCATCACCGAGGCCGGGATCGGGCTGACCGCGGTGGGTGCCCCACGGTTCGTGGCCGAGCAGGCCGAGGACTTCCTGCGCGGTGGACGGCCGGACGACGAGGTCTTCGCCGAGGCGGGCCGGATCGCCTCGCGGGAGTGCAGGCCGACGGCCGACCAGCGCGGCCCGGTCGACTACAAGCGGCATCTGGTCGGGGTGCTCACCACGCGGGCGCTGCGCGCCGCCGCCGCACGTGCCCAGGGGCAGGAGGCGTGA
- a CDS encoding (2Fe-2S)-binding protein, giving the protein MRITVTVNGEQHTRDVEPRLLLVHFLRDELGLTGTHWGCDTSNCGVCTVWLDGTPVKSCTVLAVMADGHEVGTVEGLAHGAELDPVQQGFVACHGLQCGFCTPGMMMTARWLLDHNADPSEEDIREAISGQMCRCTGYENIVRSIRWAAEHGGGAQTADADAATESAPGREEVRA; this is encoded by the coding sequence ATGCGGATCACCGTGACCGTGAACGGCGAGCAGCACACGAGGGACGTGGAACCCAGACTGCTGCTCGTTCACTTCCTGCGCGACGAACTCGGACTCACCGGCACCCACTGGGGCTGCGACACCTCCAACTGCGGGGTGTGCACCGTCTGGCTGGACGGGACGCCGGTCAAGTCCTGCACCGTGCTCGCCGTGATGGCCGACGGCCATGAGGTGGGGACCGTAGAAGGCTTGGCGCACGGGGCCGAACTCGACCCGGTACAGCAGGGATTCGTCGCCTGCCACGGGCTGCAGTGCGGTTTCTGCACGCCGGGAATGATGATGACCGCCCGCTGGCTGCTCGACCACAACGCGGATCCGTCGGAGGAGGACATCCGCGAGGCCATCTCCGGACAGATGTGCCGCTGCACCGGTTACGAGAACATCGTGCGCTCCATCCGCTGGGCTGCCGAGCACGGCGGCGGGGCGCAGACTGCGGACGCAGACGCGGCCACCGAGTCGGCGCCCGGCCGCGAGGAGGTGCGGGCATGA